The Vallitalea okinawensis genome window below encodes:
- a CDS encoding S-Ena type endospore appendage, with amino-acid sequence MSFCCLDSRRDTDKAKACFRLACGSTDNEIWISNGLVNQCATLIFNVEQACDTSAAGGVNITINQTNGNTIQIDNLLQGESRTITVDRIDSITADCIAGTDNDGCVVFFCMLIHYDCC; translated from the coding sequence ATGAGTTTTTGTTGTTTAGATTCACGAAGAGATACTGACAAAGCTAAAGCATGTTTTCGACTAGCATGTGGTTCCACTGATAATGAAATTTGGATTTCAAATGGTTTGGTTAATCAATGTGCCACTCTTATCTTTAATGTAGAGCAGGCTTGTGATACCTCTGCCGCCGGTGGTGTCAATATTACCATCAACCAAACAAATGGCAATACAATACAGATTGATAATTTACTTCAGGGAGAATCAAGAACTATAACAGTAGATCGAATTGATTCGATTACAGCAGATTGTATAGCTGGAACAGATAATGATGGTTGTGTAGTATTTTTCTGTATGTTAATACACTATGATTGCTGTTAA
- a CDS encoding S-Ena type endospore appendage: protein MSCCLSNERQILNTCFQNQKYTLNCTNDADDLTLLWEADGLFNPSGTFIITIVKACFQVRLFVNDDEVELDNSIQEGDTLAFTFDPLEKIEARCTGSLVDGCEILLSLSVNYDA, encoded by the coding sequence TTGAGTTGTTGTTTATCCAATGAAAGACAGATTTTAAATACTTGTTTTCAGAATCAGAAGTATACTCTGAATTGTACCAATGACGCTGATGATCTCACATTATTATGGGAAGCCGATGGTTTATTTAACCCAAGTGGAACATTTATTATTACTATTGTTAAAGCTTGTTTTCAAGTACGTCTATTTGTTAATGACGATGAGGTAGAACTTGATAATAGTATTCAAGAAGGGGATACACTGGCCTTTACCTTTGACCCACTAGAGAAAATTGAGGCAAGGTGTACTGGTAGTCTAGTTGATGGTTGTGAAATCCTTTTATCTTTATCTGTTAATTACGATGCGTAA
- a CDS encoding S-Ena type endospore appendage: MYDCHYKKYKQLITEEICSKINQSCDGILRVIWKAIGVLPSGTVKIQNTSDCYMIVIIKRSNDQKPIFAIVPPSTEKIFTITCIISVQLACIGACREKKCSGCIGLLIHYPEDDCRRESRHFCNQEIKQIRNGL, from the coding sequence ATGTACGATTGCCATTATAAAAAATATAAACAGTTAATAACAGAAGAAATTTGCAGTAAAATAAATCAATCCTGTGACGGTATTCTCAGAGTTATTTGGAAGGCAATTGGCGTGCTGCCATCTGGAACAGTAAAAATCCAAAACACATCGGATTGTTATATGATTGTTATAATAAAAAGAAGTAATGACCAAAAACCTATATTTGCTATAGTACCTCCTAGCACTGAAAAGATATTTACGATTACATGTATAATTAGTGTTCAGCTTGCATGTATTGGAGCATGTAGAGAGAAGAAGTGTTCAGGATGTATAGGCTTACTTATACATTATCCTGAAGATGATTGCAGGAGAGAGTCTAGACATTTCTGTAATCAAGAGATTAAACAAATTCGTAATGGATTATAG
- a CDS encoding radical SAM protein, translated as MKINHFISLSWFGVKTILMRQKKAILGTIILTDQCNLNCQHCAVGNINKKIYSYEHIKEDMESLYSEGIRILFFCGGETLLWQDGNKNIRHLVQEAKAMGFYIVNVVTNGTINLNIPEADLIFLSIDGNKQTHDLIRGETFDTIIKNLDKANDSNICIYMAVNKMNYNEIGEVGELAKQHPHIKAISFNFHTPYEGTEHLRLNYQEKQLVVSKIKKMMKSNIPVFNLYSALDTYMKNKWKRPCYQCIVIEDRKKYICGRCVEIEGLCDECGYLFAVEFSLLFSGNIRIIWEMLWTYCKYI; from the coding sequence ATGAAAATAAATCACTTTATTTCTCTATCATGGTTTGGGGTGAAAACCATACTAATGAGACAGAAAAAAGCAATCTTGGGAACTATTATACTTACGGATCAATGTAACTTAAATTGCCAACACTGTGCTGTAGGCAATATTAATAAAAAAATATATTCTTATGAACATATAAAGGAAGACATGGAATCATTATATTCAGAGGGAATTAGAATTTTATTCTTCTGTGGTGGTGAGACACTGCTGTGGCAAGATGGGAATAAGAACATAAGGCATCTAGTTCAAGAAGCAAAGGCCATGGGATTCTATATCGTTAATGTTGTTACAAACGGAACTATAAATCTAAATATTCCAGAAGCAGATTTGATCTTTCTGAGTATTGATGGTAATAAACAGACTCATGATCTTATTAGAGGTGAAACCTTTGACACTATTATAAAGAACTTGGATAAGGCTAATGACTCTAATATTTGTATCTACATGGCAGTTAATAAGATGAACTATAATGAAATTGGAGAAGTTGGTGAACTTGCGAAGCAACACCCTCATATTAAAGCCATCTCATTTAATTTCCATACTCCTTATGAAGGAACAGAACATCTTCGACTCAATTATCAAGAAAAGCAACTGGTAGTGAGCAAAATAAAAAAGATGATGAAGAGTAATATCCCAGTTTTTAATTTGTATAGTGCACTAGATACATATATGAAAAACAAGTGGAAGAGACCTTGCTATCAGTGTATCGTTATTGAAGATAGAAAGAAATACATATGTGGAAGATGTGTTGAAATAGAAGGCTTATGTGATGAATGCGGCTATTTGTTTGCTGTAGAGTTTTCACTTTTGTTTAGTGGGAATATTAGAATTATTTGGGAGATGCTTTGGACTTATTGCAAATACATATGA
- a CDS encoding coproporphyrinogen-III oxidase family protein: protein MLTNILRRVILGKKEKFKFVSYMDGMIDFNSINDHIGFYIHIPFCKKICPYCPYNKTLYNKKIAENYRRALLKEITYYRDEFNNQQITSVYFGGGTPTLMLPTLKEVINLLKELYGFSGNIGVEVYPTEVNNQLLDELLEMGVNLISIGVQTFNDRALEFLGRDYREREIEQVLTLVKQYNFKCIDVDIMTNIPGQTLKDIEYDLKKVYSYDIDQLSIYPLIVFPLTPMSQIIKKNKLSRFSELQEGKILKIIDIISKEYDYDRSSVWTYGKSKSNRYTSVTRETFIGFGAGASSHFDTYFYLNTFNVNAYIEAIEARRKPINLVNRMSEREKMIFWFFWRCYEGVINQKRFKNLFHKDMLKEFKLAFRIAKLFGMTKNKGDNIVLTNLGRFIYHYIEKQYSIHYLNRLWEISMRKPWIEEVKL from the coding sequence ATGCTTACTAATATATTACGTCGAGTCATACTCGGAAAAAAAGAGAAATTTAAGTTTGTAAGCTATATGGATGGGATGATTGATTTTAATAGTATTAATGACCATATAGGTTTCTATATACATATTCCTTTTTGTAAGAAAATCTGTCCTTATTGTCCTTACAATAAGACGCTCTATAATAAGAAAATTGCAGAAAACTATAGAAGAGCTTTATTAAAAGAAATTACCTATTATAGAGATGAATTTAATAACCAACAAATTACTTCTGTCTATTTTGGAGGAGGTACACCAACTCTAATGCTGCCTACATTGAAAGAAGTAATAAATCTTCTTAAAGAGTTATATGGATTTAGTGGGAATATAGGTGTGGAAGTTTACCCAACAGAGGTCAATAACCAATTATTAGATGAACTACTTGAAATGGGAGTTAATCTAATTAGCATTGGAGTACAAACGTTTAATGATCGAGCTTTAGAATTCCTAGGGAGAGATTATAGAGAAAGAGAAATAGAGCAAGTTCTCACATTAGTTAAACAATATAATTTTAAATGCATTGATGTGGATATCATGACCAATATACCAGGGCAAACCTTAAAAGATATTGAGTATGATCTAAAAAAGGTATACTCCTATGATATTGATCAGTTGTCCATTTATCCATTAATAGTATTTCCTTTGACCCCAATGAGTCAGATTATAAAAAAGAATAAATTAAGTCGATTTAGTGAGTTGCAAGAAGGTAAAATACTAAAAATTATTGATATAATATCCAAGGAATACGATTATGATAGAAGTTCTGTATGGACATATGGTAAATCAAAGAGTAACCGGTATACATCAGTGACAAGAGAAACATTTATTGGCTTTGGCGCAGGAGCTAGTTCTCACTTTGATACATACTTTTATCTTAATACCTTTAACGTTAACGCATATATTGAAGCTATAGAGGCTAGAAGAAAGCCAATTAATCTTGTCAATAGGATGTCTGAAAGAGAGAAAATGATCTTTTGGTTTTTCTGGAGATGTTATGAAGGAGTCATCAATCAAAAGCGATTTAAAAATTTGTTCCATAAGGATATGCTAAAAGAATTTAAACTAGCTTTTAGAATTGCCAAGCTATTTGGTATGACAAAGAATAAAGGGGATAATATTGTTTTAACAAACCTAGGGCGTTTTATTTACCACTACATTGAAAAGCAATATTCAATTCATTACTTAAATAGATTATGGGAAATATCCATGAGAAAGCCATGGATAGAGGAAGTAAAATTGTAG
- a CDS encoding alpha/beta-type small acid-soluble spore protein translates to MSKRPLIPNAEGALAKFKMEIANELGIANTQEMSNITDEPQHVNQQVQSGGNIGGQMVKRMIERVEREMAQGNRIE, encoded by the coding sequence ATGTCAAAACGACCACTAATACCAAATGCTGAAGGTGCGTTAGCTAAATTCAAAATGGAAATAGCTAATGAATTAGGAATTGCAAATACACAGGAGATGAGTAATATAACTGATGAACCACAACACGTTAACCAACAAGTCCAAAGTGGTGGAAATATTGGTGGCCAGATGGTAAAACGTATGATTGAACGAGTGGAGCGCGAGATGGCACAAGGTAACAGGATAGAATAG
- the bioD gene encoding dethiobiotin synthase codes for MSHLFITGSDTDVGKTFVTAGLTHVLHKNGKKVCPYKPVQSGGEIGETGLEPGDCKFVKNMTDLLLPYDLMNTYCLKEPISPHRAAEKEGVHLVPENILDHYYFLENKFDHVLVEGAGGVVVPLLRNSFYMYDLMKQLGIPAIVVTRTAVGTINHTALTVHYLKSIGIHIKAIIFNGYEGHDYEDDNIKILKDITQIEQIFVLPKVKEFSREKVQEVYEKHLPFDQVLNLLK; via the coding sequence ATGAGTCATCTGTTTATAACTGGATCTGATACTGATGTTGGAAAAACCTTTGTCACAGCCGGTCTTACCCATGTCTTACATAAAAATGGAAAGAAGGTTTGTCCTTATAAGCCTGTTCAAAGTGGTGGAGAGATAGGCGAAACAGGGCTTGAGCCTGGTGATTGTAAATTCGTCAAAAATATGACAGATCTACTATTACCCTATGATTTAATGAATACCTATTGTTTAAAAGAACCCATTTCTCCTCATCGAGCAGCTGAGAAGGAAGGTGTTCATTTAGTCCCTGAAAATATTTTAGACCACTATTATTTCCTAGAAAATAAATTTGACCATGTCCTAGTTGAAGGAGCTGGTGGTGTTGTTGTTCCGCTTCTAAGAAATAGTTTCTATATGTATGACCTCATGAAACAACTTGGAATACCTGCTATTGTTGTTACTCGAACTGCAGTTGGAACTATTAATCACACAGCTTTGACTGTGCATTATTTAAAAAGTATAGGTATACATATAAAAGCAATTATTTTTAATGGTTATGAGGGTCATGATTATGAGGATGACAACATCAAAATCCTAAAGGATATCACTCAAATTGAGCAAATCTTTGTTTTACCTAAAGTAAAAGAGTTCTCTCGTGAGAAAGTTCAGGAGGTTTATGAGAAACATTTACCTTTTGATCAAGTTTTGAATCTACTGAAATGA
- a CDS encoding PilZ domain-containing protein yields MNTQMLKNLLASKTIAVSILNTKKLDQLIYYMNDTCKEFLQYDQHELNQVTLKAIIHKDDLHSSTQMLHKLLNSELKEYTAERRYVRKDGSEFWGLLTLKWLDDTFILWTIQDIQEKKDIEEAFINFIHQGSVNRISSEDSFEHPTMDSELSIGPKSNRKYFRISLKCPICSELRILREGKGSMATSSSTNICIKDIGPGGLKFKSDLKLPVDSQLTLEFNFQLLGIKFNLRGKVVRAVTKKGYYQYGVRFYIDEKNRALLARTCNNVAILYRNRIALYDTHLCEKSCD; encoded by the coding sequence GTGAATACACAAATGTTGAAAAACCTTTTAGCGTCTAAAACTATAGCAGTCTCGATACTTAACACAAAAAAACTTGACCAATTAATATATTACATGAACGATACATGTAAAGAGTTCTTACAGTATGACCAACATGAACTCAATCAAGTAACATTAAAAGCTATTATACATAAAGATGATCTCCATAGTTCAACTCAGATGCTCCATAAACTGTTAAATTCTGAACTTAAAGAGTATACAGCTGAAAGAAGATATGTACGTAAAGATGGTAGCGAGTTTTGGGGATTACTTACTCTAAAATGGCTAGATGATACTTTTATTCTATGGACGATACAAGATATCCAAGAAAAAAAAGATATAGAAGAGGCTTTTATTAACTTTATTCATCAAGGTTCGGTTAATAGAATTTCTTCTGAAGACTCTTTCGAACATCCGACAATGGACTCTGAACTATCTATAGGTCCAAAGAGTAATAGGAAATATTTTAGAATTTCATTAAAATGTCCGATTTGTTCAGAACTTCGAATCCTTCGGGAAGGTAAAGGCTCTATGGCAACTTCTTCATCAACTAATATTTGTATAAAAGATATTGGTCCAGGAGGGTTGAAATTTAAAAGTGATCTAAAATTACCTGTTGACTCACAATTGACCTTGGAATTTAACTTTCAGCTTCTTGGTATAAAATTTAATCTTCGTGGAAAAGTGGTTAGAGCGGTTACTAAAAAAGGCTATTACCAATATGGCGTTCGATTTTATATCGATGAAAAAAATAGAGCTTTGTTGGCTAGAACTTGTAATAATGTAGCAATCTTATATCGTAATCGTATAGCTTTATACGATACCCATTTATGTGAAAAATCATGTGACTAA
- a CDS encoding biotin transporter BioY: MSTELQLILAVGAFIIMGAITVYNMYKADLNPKNIILVGLFAALTAVGAWIKIPLPYVPFTMQLFFCIMSGLLLGSRLGMLSQLIYVIIGLIGVPVFASGGGIYYIFTPTFGYLIGFILGAYVAGKIIELKGTYTFKWYIIASLIAMIVIYITGVPYLYMAKNLFVGAEFSIMLAIQYGFLVSVGGDILSCILLSSITLYVRAGLIKSNLI, translated from the coding sequence ATGAGTACAGAGTTACAATTGATACTTGCTGTAGGTGCTTTTATTATTATGGGAGCTATCACAGTTTATAATATGTATAAGGCGGATCTTAATCCTAAGAATATAATTCTAGTTGGATTATTTGCTGCATTAACTGCGGTAGGGGCTTGGATAAAAATACCACTACCTTATGTACCATTTACTATGCAATTATTTTTCTGCATCATGTCTGGTTTATTATTGGGTTCTAGGTTAGGTATGTTATCACAGTTGATTTATGTCATCATTGGCTTAATTGGTGTCCCTGTTTTTGCTAGTGGGGGTGGTATTTATTATATATTCACACCAACATTCGGTTATTTGATTGGTTTCATTTTAGGCGCATATGTAGCTGGTAAAATCATAGAATTAAAAGGAACTTATACTTTTAAATGGTATATTATTGCATCACTAATCGCCATGATAGTTATCTATATAACCGGTGTACCATACTTATATATGGCAAAGAACTTATTCGTTGGTGCAGAATTCTCAATCATGTTAGCTATTCAATACGGTTTCTTAGTATCAGTTGGTGGTGATATATTATCATGTATCTTATTATCAAGTATAACTTTATATGTACGTGCAGGTCTAATCAAAAGTAATTTAATATAA
- a CDS encoding MATE family efflux transporter, translating into MKQLDLGNDSIVKIFFQYAIPSIIGMVVLSLYVIVDGIFVGQYVGHLGLAAVNMAMPFITFVGSITGMIAIGGNVVATIHAGKGDMKKASQIFSFTVSLAAAVSILSTVLGLIFIDPLINLLGANETLAPLVKEYLYVMLFGLIFSQGPMLFDVFIRTDGRPNYSMVVAISSSLLNILLDFVLIGIIGLGLKGAAIATVTSSLLATTLLIGHFLSKKARLKFTLFKPEIEVFRKIIFNGSSEFLTQVSTSVTTLLFNIVIMKALGEMGVSAMSIVLYINTIVIMVIFGLTQSLQPIVSYNLGAGNYKRVHKTLRVAIITAEGISITAFFWMFFKSEPIINIFAKENKELIDMTVYMTKLFITSYFLMGFNIIVSSFFTAIEEAVKSAILSLSRSLLFVVIGIYMLPIFIGEAGIFLSITFAELLTLGISIYYLICYKKNYEKVGKLKNA; encoded by the coding sequence ATGAAGCAACTAGATTTAGGAAATGACTCAATTGTAAAAATATTTTTTCAGTACGCGATACCATCAATTATTGGTATGGTTGTACTCTCATTATATGTCATTGTTGACGGGATTTTTGTAGGACAGTATGTAGGACATCTAGGCTTAGCAGCTGTAAATATGGCAATGCCTTTTATTACATTTGTAGGTAGTATTACAGGTATGATAGCCATAGGGGGTAATGTAGTAGCAACCATTCATGCTGGTAAAGGAGATATGAAGAAAGCTTCTCAGATATTTTCTTTTACGGTATCATTGGCAGCAGCAGTAAGTATTCTTTCAACTGTGCTAGGATTAATTTTTATTGATCCATTAATTAATTTATTAGGTGCAAATGAAACATTGGCACCTCTTGTAAAAGAATATTTATACGTCATGCTCTTTGGCTTAATCTTTTCTCAAGGTCCAATGCTATTTGATGTTTTTATTAGGACAGATGGTAGACCTAACTATAGTATGGTAGTTGCCATTAGTTCATCTCTTTTAAATATCCTATTGGATTTTGTTTTAATTGGCATCATAGGCTTAGGACTAAAAGGTGCAGCAATTGCAACAGTAACCTCAAGTCTATTAGCTACAACTCTATTAATAGGCCACTTCCTTTCTAAGAAAGCTAGACTGAAATTTACTCTTTTCAAACCTGAAATAGAGGTTTTCAGAAAAATAATTTTCAATGGAAGTTCAGAATTTTTAACTCAGGTCTCAACTTCTGTTACTACTCTTTTATTCAACATTGTTATTATGAAAGCTCTTGGAGAAATGGGTGTCTCAGCGATGAGTATCGTACTATATATCAATACAATAGTGATTATGGTTATCTTCGGATTAACCCAATCTCTTCAACCTATAGTTAGCTATAATCTAGGTGCTGGAAACTATAAAAGAGTTCATAAAACCTTAAGGGTGGCAATTATAACAGCTGAAGGAATTAGTATAACAGCATTTTTCTGGATGTTTTTTAAGTCAGAACCTATTATTAATATTTTTGCCAAGGAAAATAAAGAATTGATAGATATGACTGTTTATATGACCAAGCTGTTTATAACATCCTACTTTTTAATGGGCTTTAATATTATTGTATCCTCATTCTTTACTGCTATAGAAGAAGCAGTAAAGTCAGCAATCTTATCTTTATCAAGAAGTTTATTGTTTGTAGTCATTGGAATTTATATGTTGCCTATTTTTATAGGTGAGGCAGGTATTTTCTTATCCATTACATTTGCTGAACTACTTACTTTAGGAATAAGTATTTACTATTTAATCTGTTATAAAAAAAACTATGAAAAAGTTGGTAAACTAAAAAATGCATAA
- a CDS encoding MerR family transcriptional regulator, translating to MKLYINEMAKLIGLSKHTLRYYDKIGLINPKYDQNGYRYYNDDHIFELSIIRLLREMNVPIVQIKDRLSNPFKADEYNQLLQDNKQKIENQIRDLERTKDLLDKKINFYNHYKQYLNKPIVKKFPERLAIKVGEIDAEDRTIIEENTIKQITDNGQISLFNRALLHQQENIENLYITLTEEEKGKVKEENEILLIPAGEYISLLLEGTEDELKRNINEFLIEMKEKEGLENQFLIEYMNENYLLIGDETRYITEFQIFLN from the coding sequence ATGAAATTATACATTAATGAGATGGCTAAACTTATTGGATTAAGTAAACATACATTACGATATTATGACAAGATTGGTCTCATAAACCCCAAGTATGATCAGAATGGTTACCGTTATTATAATGACGATCATATATTTGAATTGAGCATTATACGTTTATTAAGAGAAATGAATGTTCCCATTGTCCAAATTAAAGATAGATTAAGTAATCCTTTTAAAGCAGATGAGTATAATCAGCTATTACAGGATAATAAGCAAAAAATTGAAAATCAGATTAGAGACCTTGAAAGAACTAAAGATTTATTAGATAAGAAAATAAATTTTTATAATCACTATAAGCAGTATCTGAATAAACCAATAGTAAAAAAATTTCCAGAGCGATTGGCAATTAAAGTAGGAGAAATTGATGCAGAGGATAGGACCATTATTGAAGAAAATACGATCAAGCAAATAACTGATAATGGACAAATAAGTCTATTTAATCGAGCTTTACTACACCAACAAGAAAATATAGAAAATCTATACATTACCTTAACTGAAGAAGAAAAGGGGAAAGTGAAAGAGGAGAATGAAATACTACTTATACCTGCAGGTGAATATATAAGCTTACTTCTAGAAGGTACAGAAGATGAATTGAAAAGAAACATTAATGAGTTTTTGATTGAAATGAAGGAAAAAGAAGGTTTAGAAAATCAATTTCTAATAGAATACATGAATGAAAACTATCTTTTGATTGGTGATGAGACTCGTTACATCACAGAGTTTCAAATTTTTTTAAATTAA
- a CDS encoding DUF1450 domain-containing protein encodes MIEEVFLCENNISKGLEPVIKKLEERYPMVSFFIEPCLGQCSLCDKQFYAVIRAENIIAESPEQLYNRIDVKLEELLNEGF; translated from the coding sequence ATGATAGAAGAAGTTTTTCTCTGTGAAAACAATATAAGTAAAGGACTTGAGCCAGTTATTAAAAAATTAGAAGAGAGGTACCCCATGGTTTCCTTTTTCATAGAACCATGTTTAGGCCAATGTTCCTTATGTGATAAGCAATTTTATGCAGTTATACGTGCAGAAAATATTATAGCTGAATCCCCTGAACAATTGTATAATAGAATTGATGTGAAGCTTGAAGAACTACTTAATGAAGGCTTCTGA